Proteins co-encoded in one Papaver somniferum cultivar HN1 chromosome 5, ASM357369v1, whole genome shotgun sequence genomic window:
- the LOC113277301 gene encoding uncharacterized protein LOC113277301 has protein sequence MRDKNEGMTRDCLKLAEDILSIFSEGDNRGREHKLSIFAEDILSIRDTALANDALSRFLKEFILVEELLGEGNVQVLVSTATLAKGVWFKLVQNEFEVYAPWDMDT, from the exons atgcGAGACAAGAATGAAGGTATGACAAGAGATTGCCTGAAACTTGCTGAGGATATACTTTCAATATTTTCTGAAGGTGACAACAGGGGCAGGGAGCACAAGCTTTCAATATTTGCTGAGGATATACTCTCAATACGAGATACTGCTCTTGCTAATGACGCCCTAAGTCGTTTCCTAAAAGAG TTCATCCTTGTCGAGGAACTTTTGGGGGAAGGGAACGTACAAGTCTTGGTTTCCACTGCAACCCTTGCTAAGGGGGTTTGGTTCAAACTTGTGCAGAATGAATTTGAGGTTTATGCACCTTGGGATATGGATACTTAA
- the LOC113277302 gene encoding uncharacterized protein LOC113277302, producing MAIEYDGEIYQLVNAEDDVDSNTIPDDADQCLDALLSGAVDMDKLLSSYLLLWAEHENERAECKKRFEKCSRKKLRLFCDYLRIQDASSFGKADLVRKIIDWVEHKAAEEMHKKNQEEELKKRRKLGGPSYGDIQTALWKALKIAGKRKPHNNLVKIASTILEKKLDAEDEKVKRALLYVLENFDGNWREGSSKQ from the exons ATGGCGATTGAATATGATGGTGAAATTTATCAACTCGTAAACGCAG AGGACGATGTGGACAGCAATACCATACCAGATGATGCTGATCAGTGTCTTGATGCCCTCTTATCTGGAGCTGTCGACATG GACAAATTGCTAAGTTCTTATTTGCTGCTTTGGGCTGAG cATGAAAATGAAAGAGCAGAATGCAAGAAGAGGTTTGAGAAATGTTCCAGAAAGAAACTTCGACTGTTTTGCGATTACCTAAGAATCCAGGATGCTTCTTCTTTCGGAAAG GCAGATCTTGTACGGAAAATAATTGATTGGGTGGAACATAAAGCTGCTGAGGAGATGCATAAAAAGAACCAGGAGGAGGAGCTCAAGAAGAGAAGGAAACTAG GAGGACCTAGCTATGGAGATATACAGACAGCTCTTTGGAAAGCCTTAAAGATAGCTGGGAAACGGaaacctcataataatctt GTCAAGATTGCGAGcacaattcttgaaaagaagttgGACGCTGAGGATGAAAAGGTAAAAAGGGCACTGTTGTATGTGTTGGAAAATTTTGATGGCAATTGGAGAGAAGGAAGTAGCAAGCAATGA